Proteins from one Drosophila gunungcola strain Sukarami chromosome 3R, Dgunungcola_SK_2, whole genome shotgun sequence genomic window:
- the LOC128266549 gene encoding cilium assembly protein DZIP1L: MGFKGKYPQMVRETGFKLRQYRDGPLDWRLMGSYETERILREQNFELVDKALAHLSEAPLGTVLETHILDSGIAKYFVMSQYAIQYLLCCRTYLDECVTDLKEAHSTAQQEIATLRKSLSESNNEVVQLNKRITQIEAIREVVYPCHLCPKNFISNEALNVHIGRKHRVTTPPSLTSATGKDKDREKDTDVHLINTIKMELEIKQLKERLNAAERNIKERSTGSKRVSPRQEQRTVGIQSNLAEPKEKDEGSGEARQSEATERKEQLTGLAERISTFEEWQTELKQGNEQFIKDINKRLEGLSHALEQSKQASANTPPPLEDRVTTPCLEDLERILTEKVAEIGKISANKLEEVVFHLEMGYKEKLEALERELKELSVRKEQPEPVQNFPAASKIPKPMGRKEESNMERIRKQVESEFLKKKRDDDTYSIEEAPRKSPEKPFSQLVTQVQVHEKEQPSAGSSGSNPTYTKSPREPVPNKPETRETTDISESLSQEEIENAEEQSRTEEEGTEVSTSESEAPREPPKPKNTKPPARIIKAPQKPLTRRDARKMVNRMLIPYGFDMKSKGISHTSLKRVNSELADQRNKLKLQYPHFYATRNRIRKFVEKLCSAKFSDRAEVLLKHTSPLKPMEAPKRRIQRSVTSEKSEEDIANSQDGEQSEGSEQQSRSSSPRRTISRDFKARLEEILVKPAATVRGASKSALSTRPVPLPRKRVMFNTLSSGKSFNDSDDNFE; encoded by the exons ATGGGCTTCAAGGGCAAATATCCGCAGATGGTCCGAGAAACGGGCTTTAAGCTGCGGCAATATCGCGATGGTCCGCTGGATTGGAGACTGATGG GTTCCTATGAAACGGAGAGAATCCTTAGGGAGCAAAACTTTGAGCTGGTGGACAAGGCCCTGGCCCATCTATCGGAGGCTCCTTTGGGCACCGTTCTGGAAACCCACATCCTGGACAGTGGCATTGCCAAATACTTTGTGATGTCGCAATATGCCATTCAGTACCTGCTCTGCTGTCGCACTTACCTGGACGAATGTGTCACGGATTTGAAGGAGGCCCATTCGACAGCCCAGCAGGAGATTGCCACACTACGGAAATCCTTGAGTGAATCCAACAACGAGGTGGTGCAGCTGAACAAGCGAATCACCCAGATCGAGGCCATTCGCGAGGTGGTTTATCCCTGTCATTTGTGTCCCAAGAACTTTATCAGCAACGAGGCGCTGAATGTACATATTGGTCGCAAGCACCGCGTGACCACGCCCCCCAGCCTGACATCCGCCACGGGAAAGGATAAGGATCGGGAAAAGGACACGGATGTGCATTTGATCAACACCATCAAAATGGAGCTGGAGATCAAGCAGCTGAAGGAGCGTCTAAATGCCGCCGAGCGAAATATCAAGGAGCGGAGCACGGGATCAAAACGAGTGAGTCCGCGCCAGGAGCAGCGCACCGTGGGCATTCAAAGCAATCTGGCGGAGCCGAAGGAAAAGGACGAGGGCAGCGGAGAGGCGCGGCAGAGCGAGGCCACCGAAAGGAAGGAGCAGCTCACAGGACTGGCAGAACGGATCAGCACCTTTGAGGAGTGGCAAACGGAGCTCAAGCAAGGCAATGAGCAGTTCATAAAG GATATTAATAAAAGACTCGAGGGCTTGAGCCACGCCCTTGAGCAGAGCAAACAGGCATCCGCCAACACGCCTCCTCCGCTGGAAGATCGTGTTACCACGCCCTGTTTGGAGGATCTGGAGCGCATTCTGACCGAAAAGGTGGCGGAGATTGGTAAGATCAGCGCCAACAAGCTGGAGGAGGTGGTTTTCCACCTCGAAATGGGCTACAAGGAGAAACTGGAGGCCTTGGAGCGGGAGCTCAAAGAGCTGAGTGTGCGAAAGGAGCAGCCTGAGCCCGTCCAGAACTTTCCGGCTGCATCCAAGATACCCAAGCCGATGGGTCGCAAAGAGGAATCCAATATGGAACGCATTCGAAAGCAAGTGGAGAGCGAATTTCTCAAAAAGAAACGGGACGACGACACTTATTCCATTGAGGAGGCGCCGCGGAAAAGCCCGGAAAAACCATTTTCACAGCTGGTGACCCAAGTGCAAGTGCATGAGAAGGAGCAGCCGAGTGCTGGAAGTTCGGGCAGCAATCCAACCTATACGAAATCCCCTAGGGAACCTGTTCCCAACAAGCCGGAAACGCGGGAAACTACGGATATCAGTGAGAGTTTGAGCCAGGAGGAGATCGAGAATGCCGAGGAGCAAAGCCGAACGGAGGAGGAGGGCACTGAGGTGTCAACCTCCGAATCAGAGGCACCCAGGGAACcgccaaagccaaaaaataCCAAGCCTCCTGCAAGGATCATTAA AGCCCCTCAAAAACCACTCACCCGCAGGGATGCTCGAAAGATGGTCAACCGGATGCTTATCCCTTACGGGTTCGATATGAAGTCCAAGGGAATTTCCCACACCTCCCTAAAGAGGGTCAACTCTGAGCTGGCCGACCAGCGGAATAAACTGAAACTG CAATATCCACATTTCTATGCTACGCGAAATCGTATACGCAAGTTCGTGGAGAAGCTCTGCTCCGCGAAGTTCTCGGATCGTGCTGAAGTGCTGCTCAAACACACAAGCCCATTGAAACCCATGGAGGCCCCCAAGAGGAGGATCCAAAGGTCGGTCACTTCGGAGAAGTCGGAAGAGGATATAGCCAACTCGCAGGACGGAGAGCAATCGGAGGGCAGCGAGCAGCAGTCACGAAGTTCCAGTCCCCGACGGACGATTAGTAGGGATTTCAAGGCCCGTCTAGAGGAGATTCTGGTCAAGCCGGCGGCCACAGTCAGAGGAGCTTCCAAGTCGGCGTTGAGCACCAGGCCGGTCCCGCTGCCCAGGAAGCGGGTTATGTTCAACACCCTTAGCAGCGGAAAGAGCTTCAACGACAGCGATGATAACTttgaataa